One genomic region from Myxococcales bacterium encodes:
- the truA gene encoding tRNA pseudouridine(38-40) synthase TruA, producing MKQPLDQIRSYLVRVAFDGDGYSGWQTQPNGVTVQEILEKAFAQVTGVAVRLNAAGRTDAGVHALDLPADFHLPYEFDLPALRRAWNAVTPRNISVREVCRVPDGFSCRYRAIRRTYRYLIDNRRCPSPFLTRYAWNITDKLDITSMQTAMSALIGEHDFTTFRAADCEAKHAVRCVETATVHAVTAGELSALDAWWPYPGALEEGLLSLTLAANAFLKHQVRSIVGTLVEVGRQKIAATRMAEILAARDRRLAGPTAPAHGLALIRVDFPPDAFQDDAARGRPIQQEDHDGFA from the coding sequence TTGAAACAACCACTGGATCAAATTCGCTCCTATCTGGTGCGGGTGGCGTTCGACGGCGACGGCTACTCGGGGTGGCAGACTCAACCCAACGGCGTGACCGTTCAGGAAATCCTGGAAAAGGCGTTCGCGCAGGTGACCGGCGTCGCCGTGCGCTTGAACGCGGCCGGACGCACCGACGCCGGCGTGCACGCGCTCGATCTGCCCGCCGATTTCCACCTGCCCTACGAATTCGATCTGCCCGCCCTGCGGCGCGCCTGGAACGCCGTGACCCCGCGCAACATCAGCGTGCGCGAGGTGTGCCGGGTTCCCGACGGTTTTTCCTGCCGTTACCGGGCCATTCGGCGGACGTACCGCTACCTGATCGACAACCGCCGCTGCCCCAGCCCTTTTTTAACAAGATACGCCTGGAATATTACCGACAAACTTGATATAACTTCGATGCAAACGGCCATGTCTGCATTGATCGGCGAGCACGATTTTACTACATTTCGCGCCGCCGATTGCGAAGCGAAGCACGCCGTCCGGTGCGTCGAAACGGCCACGGTGCATGCCGTGACCGCCGGGGAACTGTCGGCGCTGGACGCCTGGTGGCCCTATCCGGGAGCGCTGGAGGAAGGGCTGCTCAGCTTGACGTTGGCCGCGAATGCGTTTTTAAAACACCAGGTACGTTCCATTGTCGGCACGCTGGTGGAAGTGGGCAGGCAGAAGATCGCGGCGACGCGGATGGCGGAGATTCTCGCGGCGCGCGATCGCCGGTTGGCCGGGCCGACGGCGCCGGCGCACGGACTGGCTTTAATCCGGGTGGACTTTCCGCCCGATGCATTTCAAGATGACGCGGCAAGGGGGAGGCCGATCCAACAGGAGGATCACGATGGGTTTGCATGA
- a CDS encoding FHA domain-containing protein, translated as MGLHEDLEILKQEKAGYVDRLQKLDERKDKVRPELFTKLKSELDEKLVDVDTRLAEVEQAILAEQKRLEEERRREEERLAEEKRQEEEKRRKARQQRKLTPEQLAAQRAEREAARRRQVLADHADEIAGLQRAWEDQREGKRREFVAYLDSRRQQAAAFQGKINDAQMQIEELNLRREIGEFEDDPKGYDELAKPLLDQIAGHQAEIARCENDLRQAEQQMGLLAQMSMPEFEPQILEKYADELQEPEEEIYEPEEEIYEPDESGEARVLKEEEIDGESLDDDEEILTEYEEIYEDEAEESFFTKTGFVTTTINPCLIERQKSGKTRVHELIMGGGKTLIGSSETCDVFLSRPEVDSKHAWIKSDRKSQFMVKDLGSRAGTFVNGQRIKKTLLKNGDLLRVGTVEMTVKLV; from the coding sequence ATGGGTTTGCATGAAGATCTGGAGATCCTGAAACAAGAGAAAGCCGGTTATGTCGATCGTCTCCAGAAACTCGATGAACGCAAGGACAAGGTTCGTCCGGAACTGTTCACCAAGCTGAAGTCCGAACTGGACGAGAAACTTGTCGACGTCGACACGCGATTGGCCGAGGTCGAGCAGGCCATTCTCGCCGAGCAAAAACGGCTCGAGGAAGAGCGGCGCCGCGAGGAAGAACGCCTGGCCGAGGAAAAACGCCAGGAAGAGGAGAAACGGCGCAAGGCCAGGCAGCAGCGCAAGCTGACGCCCGAACAGCTCGCCGCCCAACGCGCCGAGCGCGAAGCGGCCCGTCGGCGGCAGGTGCTGGCCGATCACGCCGACGAAATCGCCGGTCTGCAACGGGCCTGGGAAGACCAGCGGGAAGGCAAGCGGCGGGAGTTCGTCGCTTACCTGGATTCGCGCCGGCAGCAGGCCGCGGCGTTCCAAGGCAAGATCAACGACGCGCAAATGCAGATCGAGGAATTGAACCTGCGGCGCGAAATCGGCGAATTCGAGGACGACCCCAAGGGCTACGACGAGCTCGCCAAGCCGCTGCTCGATCAGATCGCCGGGCACCAGGCGGAAATCGCCCGTTGCGAAAACGACCTGCGGCAGGCCGAACAGCAAATGGGGCTGCTCGCCCAGATGTCGATGCCGGAATTCGAACCCCAGATCCTCGAAAAATACGCCGACGAGTTGCAGGAGCCCGAGGAAGAAATCTACGAGCCCGAGGAAGAAATCTACGAACCGGACGAGTCCGGCGAGGCGCGGGTTCTGAAAGAAGAGGAAATCGACGGCGAGAGTCTCGACGACGACGAGGAAATCCTCACCGAATACGAGGAAATCTACGAGGACGAAGCCGAGGAAAGCTTCTTCACCAAAACCGGTTTCGTCACCACGACGATCAATCCCTGCCTGATCGAACGGCAGAAGAGCGGCAAGACGCGCGTGCACGAATTGATCATGGGCGGCGGCAAAACCCTGATCGGTTCCAGCGAAACCTGCGATGTTTTTCTGTCCCGGCCGGAAGTCGATTCCAAGCACGCCTGGATCAAGAGCGATCGCAAATCGCAGTTCATGGTCAAGGACCTGGGAAGCCGCGCCGGCACCTTCGTCAACGGCCAGCGCATTAAAAAGACCTTGCTGAAAAACGGCGACCTGCTGCGCGTGGGCACCGTGGAAATGACAGTCAAGCTGGTTTA
- a CDS encoding fibronectin type III domain-containing protein codes for MKKWAAIGWLTFVVTLCVAGIAQAEITVDIIGTQPTDGSIGDGETLKLYWRIESTSSGTYDVEVGGDGTVGSGTAVAASDGSGSYSGTMNGTTTISADNDLEDGDGEYQIYVIATSGTETAYATTSISLDTPPTEVLGFSVGRGDGKLFLTWDPLDISDLDHYLVYYGTSPGTNPEDYTGADASEGASPIDVDDVDNFQLSGLTNNVKYYVRISAVDTSDTEGPLSSELSGTPTDTVGFTELSNDEGGCFVATAAWGDYNHPMVKQLRSFRDRILQRTPAGRAFVHLYYAVSPPLAHWLAGHPTARAATRAVLTPIARLAGWETERPGMISVPLLLGLAAILVLARRRREEAR; via the coding sequence ATGAAAAAATGGGCCGCGATCGGCTGGTTGACGTTCGTCGTGACGTTGTGTGTCGCGGGGATCGCTCAGGCCGAAATAACAGTGGATATCATCGGGACGCAGCCGACGGACGGATCCATCGGCGATGGTGAAACACTGAAACTCTACTGGCGCATCGAATCGACCAGCTCTGGCACCTACGACGTCGAGGTCGGCGGCGACGGCACGGTCGGCAGCGGCACCGCGGTGGCCGCTTCCGACGGCAGCGGTTCCTACAGCGGCACCATGAACGGCACGACGACCATCAGCGCCGACAACGATCTGGAAGACGGCGACGGCGAGTACCAGATTTACGTGATCGCCACCTCCGGCACGGAGACCGCTTACGCCACGACCTCGATCAGCCTGGATACGCCGCCGACGGAAGTGCTCGGCTTCTCGGTCGGCCGCGGCGACGGCAAACTGTTCCTCACCTGGGATCCGCTCGACATCAGCGACCTCGACCATTACCTCGTCTATTACGGCACCAGCCCGGGCACCAACCCGGAAGACTACACCGGCGCGGATGCGTCGGAAGGCGCCAGCCCGATCGATGTCGACGACGTCGACAACTTCCAGCTTTCCGGGCTGACCAACAATGTCAAATACTACGTGCGTATTTCGGCCGTCGACACCAGCGACACCGAGGGCCCCTTGTCGAGCGAACTCAGCGGCACACCCACCGACACCGTCGGCTTCACCGAGTTGTCCAACGACGAGGGCGGCTGCTTCGTGGCCACCGCGGCCTGGGGCGATTACAACCACCCGATGGTCAAACAACTGCGGTCCTTCCGCGATCGCATTCTGCAACGGACCCCGGCGGGCCGGGCGTTCGTCCATTTGTATTACGCGGTCAGTCCGCCCCTGGCGCATTGGCTGGCGGGGCATCCAACGGCGCGGGCGGCGACCCGGGCCGTGTTGACGCCGATCGCCCGTCTGGCCGGCTGGGAGACCGAACGGCCGGGAATGATTTCCGTGCCGTTGCTGTTGGGGCTGGCGGCGATTTTGGTGCTGGCGCGGCGTCGCCGGGAGGAGGCTCGATGA
- the nadA gene encoding quinolinate synthase NadA, protein MNQTKLVADIKALLKEHHGLWLAHNYQRAEIQDAADLTGDSLALSIAATRRPAELILFCGVHFMAESAAILSPEKQVVLPHLNAGCPMADMIDAAQLRAKKAELGDGWTVVTYVNSSAAVKAESDVCCTSANAARVADTVATDNLYFVPDQNLAQYVAARTTKHVEWWPGYCHVHHHLRAEHLREARAKYPDALVVVHPECRPEVTALADRTASTSGMLKWAATLPGGRVLVGTEIGLLHPLRRANPRVEFIPLAPDIQICGDMKLTTLENILEALHRLDRHTITVEESVRVRARRALDRMIAIPAE, encoded by the coding sequence ATGAACCAGACAAAGCTCGTCGCCGACATCAAGGCGCTGCTCAAGGAACATCACGGCCTTTGGCTGGCCCACAATTACCAGCGCGCCGAAATCCAGGACGCGGCCGATCTGACGGGCGATTCGCTGGCCCTGTCGATCGCCGCCACGCGCCGGCCCGCCGAGCTGATTCTGTTTTGCGGCGTCCATTTCATGGCCGAATCCGCCGCCATCCTGTCGCCCGAAAAACAGGTCGTGCTGCCCCACTTGAACGCCGGCTGCCCGATGGCCGACATGATCGACGCCGCCCAGCTCCGCGCGAAAAAAGCCGAACTGGGCGACGGCTGGACCGTCGTCACCTACGTCAATTCCTCCGCCGCCGTCAAAGCCGAATCCGATGTCTGCTGCACCAGCGCCAACGCGGCCCGCGTGGCCGATACCGTCGCGACGGACAACCTCTACTTCGTGCCGGATCAGAACCTGGCTCAGTACGTCGCCGCGCGCACGACCAAGCACGTCGAATGGTGGCCGGGCTACTGCCACGTCCACCATCACCTGCGCGCCGAACACCTGCGCGAGGCCCGCGCGAAGTATCCCGACGCCCTGGTGGTCGTGCACCCCGAATGCCGGCCGGAAGTCACCGCTTTGGCCGACCGGACGGCGTCCACCTCCGGGATGCTCAAATGGGCCGCAACCCTGCCGGGCGGGCGCGTGCTGGTCGGCACCGAAATCGGCCTGTTGCACCCGCTGCGGCGCGCCAATCCGCGCGTCGAGTTCATTCCCCTCGCGCCGGATATCCAGATTTGCGGCGACATGAAATTGACGACGCTGGAAAATATTCTGGAAGCCCTGCATCGCCTCGACCGGCACACCATCACCGTCGAGGAAAGCGTCCGCGTCCGCGCCCGGCGCGCCCTCGACCGGATGATCGCCATCCCGGCGGAATAA
- a CDS encoding LL-diaminopimelate aminotransferase, whose protein sequence is MRSIQAQRLTCLPPYLFAELDRRRKEVAARGVDVIDLGIGDPDLPTPAPVVEALIEAVRDPSTHRYPSYQGMREFREAAARYMKDRFGVTLDPETEICTLIGSKEGLAHAALAMIEVDDPVLIPSPGYPVYRIGTIFAGGRPVIMPLRAENGFLPDFSAILVDTAARASVLYLNYPNNPTGAVADEAFFRRAIDFAETHDLTVLHDAAYADVCFDGYRAPSILQIPGAMSRAAEFHSLSKTFNMTGWRLGFVAGNAEIVGAVGRIKTNVDSGVFNAIQRAGIAAFALPQTAKDEIVSVYRRRRDLVLAGLRKAGFTVFDLHATFYVWFPVPGGDSREFCTRLLEETGVVITPGIGFGEAGEGYARIALCQPEDRLAAAMDRILRH, encoded by the coding sequence ATGCGCTCGATACAAGCCCAACGACTGACTTGTCTGCCGCCTTATTTGTTCGCCGAACTGGATCGCCGGCGAAAGGAAGTGGCCGCCCGTGGCGTCGACGTGATCGACCTGGGCATCGGCGACCCCGATCTGCCAACGCCGGCCCCGGTGGTCGAGGCGCTGATCGAGGCGGTTCGCGACCCGAGCACGCACCGTTATCCTTCCTACCAGGGGATGCGCGAATTCCGCGAGGCCGCGGCCCGCTACATGAAGGACCGCTTCGGCGTGACGCTCGATCCGGAGACCGAAATCTGCACGTTGATCGGCTCCAAGGAAGGCCTGGCCCATGCCGCGCTGGCCATGATCGAGGTCGACGATCCCGTCCTGATTCCCAGCCCCGGCTACCCCGTTTATCGCATCGGGACGATTTTCGCCGGCGGCCGTCCCGTGATCATGCCGCTCCGGGCGGAAAACGGATTTTTGCCCGATTTCAGCGCGATTCTGGTGGATACCGCCGCGCGGGCCTCGGTCCTGTATCTCAATTATCCCAACAATCCGACCGGAGCGGTGGCCGACGAGGCGTTTTTCCGCCGCGCGATCGACTTCGCCGAGACGCACGACCTGACGGTCCTGCACGACGCCGCCTACGCCGACGTTTGTTTCGACGGCTACCGCGCCCCCAGCATCCTGCAGATTCCCGGCGCCATGAGCCGCGCGGCCGAATTCCACAGTCTTTCCAAAACATTCAACATGACCGGCTGGCGCCTGGGCTTCGTGGCCGGAAACGCGGAAATCGTCGGCGCCGTCGGGCGGATCAAGACCAACGTCGATTCCGGCGTTTTCAACGCCATCCAGCGGGCCGGCATCGCCGCGTTCGCGCTGCCGCAAACAGCCAAGGATGAGATCGTTTCCGTTTATCGCCGGCGGCGGGACCTGGTGCTCGCCGGATTGCGCAAGGCCGGTTTCACGGTTTTCGATCTGCACGCAACGTTCTACGTGTGGTTCCCGGTTCCCGGCGGCGACAGCCGGGAGTTTTGCACCCGCTTGCTGGAAGAAACGGGAGTGGTGATCACGCCGGGAATCGGTTTCGGCGAGGCCGGCGAAGGTTACGCCCGCATCGCGCTTTGCCAGCCGGAGGATCGCCTGGCGGCGGCGATGGACCGAATCCTGCGACATTGA